The proteins below come from a single Drosophila busckii strain San Diego stock center, stock number 13000-0081.31 chromosome X, ASM1175060v1, whole genome shotgun sequence genomic window:
- the LOC108605273 gene encoding retinol dehydrogenase 12, producing the protein MSEAATPTTATPASIYDPSAEAAEKAVCFRGIWAWLVLILLVALAVAFVMWLLRQIIQGPAYRKLNRIDGKVVIVTGCNTGIGKETVLELARRGAKIYMACRDPARCEAARIEIIDRTQNQQLYNRSLDLGSLESVRNFVARFKTEETRLDLLINNAGVMACPRSLTADGFEQQFGVNHLGHFLLTNLLLDRLKHSAPSRIVVVSSAAHLFGRINREDLMSERKYSKFFGAYSQSKLANILFTRKLAELLQGSNVTVNCCHPGVVRTELNRHFAGPNWAKSALKFVSLFVFKTPRAGAQTSLRLALDPGLECSTGNYYADCLRFPLVPWARNKDNADWLWRESEKLVGLPPIEAPPPPPSAAQNGAPSAAAESIESVVVERSSS; encoded by the coding sequence ATGTCGGaggctgccacgcccacgacAGCAACGCCCGCGAGTATTTACGATCCCAGCGCCGAGGCGGCCGAGAAGGCGGTTTGCTTTCGTGGGATTTGGGCGTGGCTGGTGCTGATTCTGCTCGTCGCTCTCGCCGTCGCGTTCGTcatgtggctgctgcggcagATTATCCAGGGTCCGGCCTACCGCAAGCTGAATCGCATCGATGGCAAGGTGGTCATCGTCACCGGCTGCAACACGGGCATTGGCAAGGAGACggtgctggagctggcgcGTCGCGGCGCCAAGATCTACATGGCCTGCCGCGATCCGGCGCGTTGCGAGGCGGCGCGCATTGAGATCATTGACCGCACACAGAATCAGCAGCTGTACAATCGTAGTTTGGATCTGGGCTCGCTGGAGTCGGTGCGCAACTTTGTGGCGCGCTTTAAGACGGAGGAGACGCGTCTGGATTTGCTGATCAACAATGCCGGCGTCATGGCCTGTCCACGCTCGCTGACCGCCGACGGCTTTGAGCAGCAGTTCGGCGTCAATCATTTGGGTCACTTTCTGCTGACCAATCTGCTGCTGGATCGGCTCAAGCACTCGGCGCCCAGTCGCATTGTGGTGGTCAGCTCGGCGGCGCATCTGTTTGGGCGCATTAATCGCGAGGATCTAATGAGCGAGCGCAAGTACAGCAAATTCTTTGGCGCCTACAGCCAATCCAAGCTGGCCAATATACTCTTTACGCGCAAGTTGGCGGAGCTGCTCCAGGGCAGCAATGTCACTGTCAACTGCTGTCATCCGGGCGTAGTGCGCACCGAGCTCAATCGTCACTTTGCGGGTCCCAACTGGGCCAAGAGCGCGCTCAAGTTTGTTTCGTTGTTTGTCTTCAAGACGCCACGCGCCGGCGCTCAAACATCGCTGCGTCTTGCGCTGGATCCTGGTCTGGAATGCTCCACGGGCAACTACTATGCGGACTGTCTGCGTTTTCCGCTTGTGCCCTGGGCACGCAATAAGGACAATGCCGACTGGCTCTGgcgcgagagcgagaagcTGGTGGGACTGCCGCCCATTgaggcgccgccgccgccgccgtcggcAGCGCAGAACGGAGCGCCAAGCGCTGCTGCGGAGTCTATAGAGTCTGTTGTAGtggagcgcagcagcagttag